From the Mastacembelus armatus chromosome 14, fMasArm1.2, whole genome shotgun sequence genome, one window contains:
- the LOC113143270 gene encoding odorant receptor 131-2-like, with the protein MSFAAQTNVTSELQYQGLMERLMFSTLTTLPCCVFLCINGTMLFTLRSRPVFCETSRYVLLYNLLFADTVQMALSQILYLIAAVRITLTYPVCGVFAMIGDLTSIISPLTLVVMSLERYVAVCYPLRHATIITIRNTGLAICVVWIFSSLNVLVRIVLLLNFPFENLQSLQMNDFCSNLAMFLGSMSDLYDKAYTCFLFLSATVAITSSYFGVMVAARSASTDKASARKACNTLLLHLVQLGLSLISTIYSPILIGLSRIVTRIVFVRVLSVFYVCFFIFPRCLSSLIYGIRDQTIRPILMYYLCCGLKLSVVSVKIKVSH; encoded by the coding sequence ATGTCGTTTGCAGCTCAGACTAATGTCACTTCTGAACTGCAGTATCAGGGGTTAATGGAAAGATTGATGTTTTCTACCCTAACTACGCTGCcatgctgtgtgtttctctgcattAATGGGACCATGTTGTTCACCCTGAGGAGCAGACCAGTGTTTTGTGAGACTTCCCGTTATGTTTTACTGTATAACCTGCTTTTTGCAGACACTGTTCAGATGGCACTGAGTCAAATACTCTACCTAATCGCAGCAGTTAGAATAACACTGACTTATCCTGTTTGTGGTGTTTTCGCCATGATTGGTGATCTCACCAGCATCATCTCTCCCCTCACACTAGTGGTGATGTCTTTGGAGAGATATGTAGCTGTGTGCTACCCACTGAGACACGctaccatcatcaccatcagaAACACAGGGCTGGCCATCTGTGTGGTCTGGATCTTCAGTTCACTAAATGTCCTTGTTCGAATTGTTTTGCTGTTaaattttccatttgaaaaCCTGCAGAGCCTGCAGATGAATGATTTCTGCTCTAATCTTGCTATGTTTCTTGGATCTATGTCTGATCTTTATGACAAAGCCTACActtgctttctctttctatcAGCTACTGTAGCAATCACCTCCTCCTACTTTGGTGTGATGGTAGCAGCCAGGTCAGCCTCCACAGACAAAGCTTCAGCCCGTAAGGCTTgtaacacactgctgctgcacctgGTGCAGCTGGGCCTCAGTCTCATCTCAACTATATACAGCCCAATCCTGATAGGTCTTTCAAGAATTGTAACAAGGATAGTATTTGTGCGTGTCCTGAGTGTTTTTTACGTGTGTTTTTTCATCTTCCCCAGATGTCTAAGTTCTTTAATTTATGGTATCCGAGACCAGACCATCAGACCCATCCTCATGTATTATCTGTGCTGTGGACTGAAACTTTCAGTCGTCTCAGTCAAGATTAAGGT